DNA sequence from the Gemmatimonadales bacterium genome:
CACCGGCTGGGCGCTCATTTGATCGAGGCCGCCGGGAAGCTGCCGGTGGTTCGAGCCTCGCCCCGGTCCTCCGCGTGGTGCTTGATCGACTTGCCCTCCACCAGGAACACCACGTCCTCCCCGATGTTGGTGGCCAGGTCGGCAACTCGCTCGAGGTTCCGGCTGACCAGGAAGAGCTCCATGCCGACGCCGATCATGTGGGGATCCTCCATCATGTGGGTCAGCAGGATCCGGAAGACCGAGCGGTGCAGCGCGTCGACCTTGTCGTCCCTGAGGCAGACCTCCCGGCCCGACGCGGCATCGCCCCGGATGAAGGCCTCCAGCGCGTCGGAGAGCATGTCGCGCGCGAGTCGCGCCATCTCCACGATCTCGGGCTCCGGCGCGATCGGCCGGGCCTGCGTCAGCCGCTCGGCCGACTGGGCGATGTTCACGGCATGATCGCCCACCCGCTCCAGGTCGTTGGCGATCTTGAGCGCGGAGGTGAGCATGCGCAGGTCGCGCGCCATCGGCTGCTGCAAGGCGAGGAGGTTGATGCACATCTCCTCGATCTCGACTTCCATGCTGTCGATGATCCGGTCGCCGCTGATCACCCGCTGGGCCTTGTCCCCGTCCCGCTCCAGCAGGGCCTCGACCGCCAGGCCGAGCGCCGCCTCCGCCTCGCCGGACATGGTGAGGAGGCGGACCTTGACGTGGCTCAGCTCATCGTGAAAGTGCCGATGGACGTCGACGCTCATCCGAATCTCCCCGTAATGTAGGCTTCGGTGCGCTCGTTCGCCGGCTTGGTGAAGATGCGCTCGGTCTCGTCGAACTCGAGCAGCTCGCCGCGATCGAAGAAGCCGGTGTAATCGGACACCCGCGCCGCCTGTTGCATGTTATGCGTGACGATCACGATCGTGTAGTCCTTCTTGAGCTCGAAGATGAGCTCTTCCACCCGCTGAGTGGCGATCGGGTCCAGCGCCGAGC
Encoded proteins:
- the phoU gene encoding phosphate signaling complex protein PhoU, whose protein sequence is MSVDVHRHFHDELSHVKVRLLTMSGEAEAALGLAVEALLERDGDKAQRVISGDRIIDSMEVEIEEMCINLLALQQPMARDLRMLTSALKIANDLERVGDHAVNIAQSAERLTQARPIAPEPEIVEMARLARDMLSDALEAFIRGDAASGREVCLRDDKVDALHRSVFRILLTHMMEDPHMIGVGMELFLVSRNLERVADLATNIGEDVVFLVEGKSIKHHAEDRGEARTTGSFPAASIK